The following coding sequences are from one Hippopotamus amphibius kiboko isolate mHipAmp2 chromosome 9, mHipAmp2.hap2, whole genome shotgun sequence window:
- the LOC130861011 gene encoding uncharacterized protein LOC130861011 — protein sequence MSETVTLEDWEKIKGTEDRRAGADSRAGRGCGRHPGTGPGGGEAPSGWGRICAGPARRPGSRLGARRRAQAAAGGWWRPALSQASAGLFWPKVARAVPRRPPDAKESRDAVLPLTREKPRAPSKASQAGGWGSPGSRGPVRSVPGLRGGCWEPRPRMRHSRPCAAEAFSPARGWREGAARWTLARARSAVTRRGDPLGMKGDAAALPWGGGTQRRHFAGDGRTLHGDRW from the exons ATGTCGGAAACAGTGACGCTAGAGGACTGGGAGAAAATCAAGGGGACAGAGGACAGGAGGGCGGGGGCGGACAGCCGGGCCGGGAGGGGGTGTGGCAGACACCCGGGGACTGGCCCGGGGGGAGGCGAGGCCCCGAGTGGGTGGGGCCGGATATGTGCAGGCCCCGCCCGGCGCCCCGGTTCGAGGCTCGGGGCACGGCGGCGCGCGCAGGCCGCTGCGGGTGGCTGGTGGCGGCCGGCGTTATCCCAGGCCAGCGCCGGGCTCTTCTGGCCCAAGGTGGCCCGGGCCGTCCCCAGGAGACCTCCGGACGCTAAGGAAAGCCGTGACGCGGTCCTGCCCCTGACAAGAGAGAAGCCGCGGGCGCCAAGCAAGGCTTCGCAGGCCGGTGGCTGGGGCTCTCCTGGCTCGCGCGGCCCCGTCCGCTCTGTTCCCGGACTGCGCGGAGGGTGCTGGGAGCCGCGGCCACGCATGCGCCACTCGCGCCCTTGCGCCGCGGAGGCCTTCTCGCCGGCAAGGGGCTGGAGAGAAGGGGCTGCGCGGTGGACTCTCGCGAGAGCGCGCAGCGCGGTGACTCGCCGCGGAGACCCTTTAGGGATGAAGGGGGACGCGGCGGCGCTTCCCTGGGGTGGAGGGACACAGCGCAGGCACTTTGCAGGAGACGGGCGAACACT acaTGGTGATAGGTggtga
- the ZKSCAN2 gene encoding zinc finger protein with KRAB and SCAN domains 2 → MAASLAPQIDAPLEVEGCLIMKVERDPEWALEPILEGSDSSESETFRKCFRQFCYEDVTGPHEAFSKLWELCCRWLKPEMRSKEQILELLVIEQFLTILPEKIQAWAQKQCPESGEEAVALVIHLEKETGRLRQQVSSPVHSEKQAPPGAAWEVADFQPEQVETQPRGMSQEEAESLHSGTQEQLNQKRELRPLPKNARPSPWVAAPADAWSTIDQEVTTTRVPVGSQGPVKDVHMARGFSYKKSVHQIPAHRDLYRDTRKESVGNMVSLGSTVSTANKIARLEQRKEPWTIGLQSSNKSNVLQSNYIKEKSVHAIQIPARNAGKTWREQQQWGLEDEKIAGVHWSYEETKTFLAILKESRFYETLQACPRNSQVYGAVAEWLRECGFLRTPEQCRTKFKSLQKSYRKVRNGHVLEPCAFFEDMDALLNPAAHASSTDKPKEILYLPRLKRIDISAKEQINLVEEEEAAEESDGDEMGIEFIRKSELRGAPVLFQNLSGVHWGYEETKTFLNILRETRFYEALQACHRKSKLYGAVAEQLRECGFLRTPEQCRTKFKSLQKSYRKVKNGHMLESCAFYKEMDALINSRTSAPPASTPEEAPSPFIQEREDVEIEPQEPTGWEPEEDSQEAIVEDSGSEGMSEEEIVQEPEFQGPPGLLQSPSDFEIGSSIKEDETQVIYKDMAQHRALMEKSARVVSQNADPGKHRKRDCISGRQWENLHGIKQGKLVSQPRDSGKAVVHQRPCMGKRPYRLLKYGESFGRSARLLCRMTHQKENPYKCSVCGKCFGRSRSLIRHQRIHTGEKPFKCLDCGKSFNDSSNFGAHQRIHTGEKPYRCGECGKCFSQSSSLIIHQRTHTGEKPYQCGECGKSFTNSSHFSAHRRVHIGENPYKCVDCEKSFNNCTRFREHRRVHTGEKPYGCVQCGKRFSKSSVLTKHREVHVREKLLPHPPALYSPENPHKGKTSEFRQTF, encoded by the exons ATGGCTGCATCCCTGGCCCCACAGATCGACGCGCCCCTGGAGGTCGAGGGATGCCTAATAATGAAGGTGGAAAGGGATCCCGAGTGGGCATTGGAGCCCATTCTGGAAGGATCGGATAGCTCTGAGTCCGAGACCTTCCGCAAATGCTTCAGGCAATTCTGTTATGAGGATGTGACCGGACCCCATGAAGCTTTCAGTAAACTCTGGGAACTTTGCTGCCGGTGGCTGAAGCCAGAAATGCGTTCCAAGGAACAGATCCTGGAGCTGCTGGTGATTGAGCAGTTTCTCACCATTTTACCCGAGAAGATTCAGGCTTGGGCACAGAAGCAGTGTCCGGAAAGTGGAGAGGAGGCCGTGGCCCTGGTAATACATTTGGAGAAAGAGACTGGAAGACTACGGCAGCAG GTTAGCAGTCCTGTTCACTCAGAGAAGCAGGCCCCACCTGGAGCAGCATGGGAGGTGGCAGACTTTCAGCCAGAGCAGGTGGAGACCCAACCCAGAGGGATGTCTCAGGAGGAAGCTGAAAGCCTCCACTCAGGAACCCAGGAGCAGCTGAACCAAAAGAGAGAGCTTCGGCCCTTACCCAAGAATG CTCGGCCTTCTCCCTGGGTTGCTGCTCCTGCTGATGCGTGGAGTACCATAGATCAGGAAGTAACAACCACACGAGTTCCTGTTGGGTCCCAG GGACCAGTGAAAGATGTCCACATGGCAAGAGGTTTCTCCTACAAAAAGAGTGTGCATCAGATTCCTGCTCACAGAGACCTCTACCGAGATACTAGAAAGGAGAGTGTTGGGAACATGGTCTCCCTGG GAAGCACAGTGTCTACAGCTAACAAGATCGCTCGATTGGAGCAAAGAAAGGAGCCGTGGACCATAGGTCTGCAGTCCTCTAATAAGAGTAATGTCCTGCAAAGCAACTACATCAAGGAAAAGTCAGTTCATGCTATTCAGATCCCTGCAAGGAATGCAGGGAAAACATGGAGAGAGCAGCAGCAGTGGGGTCTGGAAGATGAAAAAATAGCAGGCGTGCATTGGAgttatgaggaaactaagactttTCTTGCAATTCTCAAAGAGTCTCGCTTTTATGAAACACTTCAGGCTTGCCCCCGGAACAGCCAGGTATATGGTGCTGTAGCTGAATGGTTGCGAGAATGTGGCTTCCTCCGGACACCAGAACAGTGTCGGACCAAGTTTAAAAGTCTCCAGAAGAGTTATCGAAAAGTGAGAAATGGCCATGTGCTAGAACCCTGTGCCTTCTTTGAGGACATGGACGCTTTGTTGAACCCTGCGGCTCATGCTTCGTCCACGGATAAGCCAAAGGAGATTCTGTATCTCCCCAGACTTAAGAGAATTGATATCAGTGCTAAAGAACAGATCAatttggtggaggaggaggaagctgcagaagaatcTGATGGTGATGAAATGGGCATTGAGTTTATCCGGAAGTCTGAGCTTCGTGGTGCCCCTGTCTTATTTCAGAACCTGAGTG GTGTGCACTGGGGctatgaggaaaccaagactttCCTTAACATCCTCCGTGAGACTCGGTTTTATGAAGCACTGCAAGCCTGTCATCGGAAGAGCAAGCTGTACGGGGCCGTAGCTGAACAGCTGCGAGAGTGTGGCTTCCTCCGGACCCCGGAACAGTGCCGGACCAAGTTCAAAAGCCTTCAGAAGAGTTACCGCAAAGTGAAAAATGGTCACATGCTGGAGTCCTGTGCATTCTACAAGGAGATGGATGCCCTGATTAACTCTCGGACATCTGCCCCTCCCGCCAGCACCCCCGAAGAAGCCCCGTCACCCTTCATTCAAGAAAGAGAGGACGTTGAGATTGAACCCCAGGAACCTACGGGCTGGGAGCCTGAGGAGGACTCACAGGAGGCAATAGTTGAAGATTCCGGCAGCGAGGGAATGAGTGAGGAGGAAATTGTACAAGAGCCAGAATTCCAGGGACCTCCAGGTTTACTGCAAAGCCCGAGTG attttgaaaTTGGAAGTAGTATCAAGGAGGATGAAACACAGGTAATATATAAGGACATGGCGCAGCACAGGGCATTAATGGAAAAGTCTGCAAGGGTTGTTTCCCAGAATGCTGATCCAGGTAAACACCGTAAAAGGGATTGCATCTCAGGAAGACAATGGGAAAACCTTCACGGAATCAAACAGGGGAAACTGGTATCTCAGCCTAGAGATTCAGGGAAAGCTGTCGTGCATCAGAGGCCTTGCATGGGGAAGAGGCCCTACCGACTTCTCAAATACGGAGAAAGCTTTGGAAGGAGTGCTCGTCTTCTGTGCCGGATGACCCACCAGAAGGAAAATCCTTATAAGTGCAGTGTCTGTGGGAAGTGCTTTGGTAGAAGCAGGAGTCTAATCAGACACCAAAGAATCCACACAGGAGAAAAACCTTTTAAATGTCTTGACTGTGGGAAAAGCTTTAATGACTCCTCAAACTTTGGTGCCCACCAGAGAatccacacaggagagaagccctaCCGATGTGGAGAGTGTGGGAAGTGCTTCAGTCAGAGCTCAAGTCTCATCATACATCAGAGAacccacactggagagaaaccctaccAGTGTGGAGAGTGTGGGAAAAGCTTCACCAACAGTTCTCATTTCAGCGCCCACCGCAGAGTCCACATTGGTGAGAATCCCTACAAATGTGTGGATTGTGAGAAAAGTTTCAATAACTGTACAAGATTTCGAGAACATCGGCGAGtacacactggagagaagccctatgGGTGCGTCCAGTGTGGCAAACGTTTCAGTAAGAGTTCTGTTCTCACCAAACATCGGGAGGTTCACGTGAGAGAAAAGCTTCTGCCACACCCGCCAGCGCTCTATTCCCCGGAAAACCCCCACAAGGGAAAGACCAGTGAATTCAGgcaaactttttga
- the AQP8 gene encoding LOW QUALITY PROTEIN: aquaporin-8 (The sequence of the model RefSeq protein was modified relative to this genomic sequence to represent the inferred CDS: inserted 2 bases in 1 codon; deleted 1 base in 1 codon), which translates to MCDLEFGGVKVKEPGQGGRWRGCWYELFVQPCLVEMLGSALFIFIGCLSVIENGPDTGRLQPALAHGLALGLVIATLGNIRLGTGLRSPPRLSPISSPHPPSTSGRAGVVWCLFSTWDALDGLRPCKASRGGGXVGTQSLGLSLTTASASMDDSGGHFNPAVSLAAMLVGGLNLVMLLPYWVSQLCGGMIGAALAKAVSPHERFWNASGAAFVTVQEPGQVAGAVVAEIILTTLLVLAVCMGAINEKTQGPLAPFCIGFSVTVDILAGGAVSGACMNPARAFGPAVVANRWDFHWIYWLGPLLASLLVGVLISSLLVSLKDPRVLSFLLQAVQGYKFVIGDEKTRLILKGR; encoded by the exons ATGTGTGACCTGGAGTTTGGTGGCGTCAAGGTGAAGGAGCCCGGCCAGGGGGGCAGGTGGCGTGGGTGCTGGTACGAGCTGTTCGTGCAGCCCTGCCTGGTCGAAATGCTGGGCTCTGCCCTGTTCATCTTCATCGGCTGCCTGTCGGTCATCGAGAACGGGCCGGACACCGGGCGTCTGCAGCCGGCGCTGGCCCACGGGCTGGCCCTGGGCTTGGTCATTGCCACGCTGGGGAACATCAG GCTAGGAACGGGGCTGCgctcccctcccaggctgtcccccatctcctccccccacccacccagcaccTCAGGGAGAGCGGGTGTGGTTTGGTGCCTGTTTTCTACTTGGGATGCCCTTGACGGACTCAGGCCCTGCAAGGCCAGCCGGGGAGGGGG TGTTGGGACCCAgtccctgggcctcagcctcaCGACTGCTTCTGCTTCTATGGATGACAGCGGTGGACACTTCAACCCTGCGGTGTCCCTGGCCGCCATGCTGGTCGGAGGCCTGAACCTGGTGATGCTCCTTCCCTACTGGGTCTCCCAGCTGTGCGGGGGGATGATCGGGGCCGCCCTGGCCAAG GCGGTGAGTCCCCACGAGAGGTTCTGGAATGCGTCTGGGGCGGCCTTCGTAACAGTCCAGGAGCCAGGGCAGGTGGCGGGGGCAGTGGTGGCGGAGATCATCCTGACGACACTGCTGGTACTGGCTGTATGCATGGGTGCCATCAACGAGAAGACACAGGGTCCCCTGGCCCCATTCTGCATCGGCTTCTCTGTCACCGTGGACATCCTGGCAGG GGGTGCTGTGTCTGGAGCCTGCATGAATCCTGCCCGTGCCTTCGGACCTGCCGTAGTGGCCAACCGCTGGGACTTCCACTGGATCTACTGGCTGGGCCCGCTCCTGGCCAGCCTGCTTGTAGGTGTGCTCATCAG CTCCCTTCTCGTGAGCCTCAAGGAT CCTAGGGTCCTGTCCTTTCTGCTCCAGGCCGTTCAGGGATACAA GTTCGTCATTGGAGATGAGAAAACCCGCCTAATCCTAAAGGGACGGTGA